Genomic window (Streptosporangium brasiliense):
CCGGTCCTAGGAGGAGGGCACTCTGGAGAACATGTTGGAGACATCGGCCCGGTTGCTCAGACTGCTCTCGCTCCTGCAGACCCACCGGGAGTGGTCGGGCGCGGAGCTGTCGGAGCGGCTCGGCGTGACCGCGCGGACCGTCCGCCGTGACGTCGGGCGGCTGCGCGAGCTCGGCTATCCCGTGCACGCCACCGCGGGCGCGCCCGGCTACCGGCTCGGCGCGGGCACGGACCTGCCGCCGCTGCTGTTGGACGACGACGAGGCGGTGGCGGTCGCGGTGGGGCTGCGGACGGCGGCCGGGGGCTCGGTGTCGGGGATCGAGGAGACCTCCGTGCGGGCGCTGGCCAAGCTGGAGCGGGTGCTGCCGTCCCGGCTCCGGCATCGCGTGCACGCGCTGCGGTCGATGACCGTGCCGATGGGACGGGCGGGTTCGGCGGTGGCCCCGGCGTCCCTGACCGCGATCGCCGCCGCCTGCCGCGACCACGAGACCCTGCGGTTCGACTACCGGACGCATGACGGCCAGGAGGGCGTCCGCGCCGCCGAGCCCTACCGGCTCGTCCATTCGGGGCGGCACTGGTATCTGCTGGGCTGGGACACCGACCGGGCCGGCTGGCGCACCTACCGGGTCGACCGCCTGAGCCTGCGGACGCCGAACGGACCGCGCTTCGTCCCCCGCGACCCGCCCGACTCCGACCTGGTGGCCTACATGTCCCGGTCGATCTCCATCGCGCCCTACCGGTACCGGGGCCGCTTCACGATGCACGCTCCGGCCGAGGTGGTCGCCGCGCACATGTCGGCCACGATGGGGACGGTCGAGCCGATCGACGAGCGGTCCTGCACGTTGTCCAGCGGCGCGAACGACCTCGACGAACTCGCCGTCTGGGTCGCGCTGATGGACATCGACTTCGAGGTGCACGAGCCGCCCGAGCTCGTCGACCGCATCCGCGCCCTCTCCGCCCGCCTCGCCACCGCCGCACCCGCCTGATCCGACCCCGCGCCGGCGCGCAGGGCGGTGAGTGGTCGACCCCACGCCGGCGGGGCCGGCTCGATCCCGGACCGCGCGGCGGCCGCGGCGTGTGCGGCGTCGCCGTCCGCGCCGCCCGGGGCGGGAGCGACATCCCGCGCCGGAGGGGACCGGCGGCCGGAAGGACCTCAGGCCGCCATCGGCGCCCCGAGGAGCCGGCGGATGTGCTGGACGGCGGTACGGCCGGCGCGGTTGGCCCCGATGGTGCTGGCGGAGGGGCCGTAGCCGACCAGGTGGACGCGGGGGTCGAGGACGGCCCGGGTGTCCTCGACCCGGATGCCGCCGCCCGGCTCGCGCAGGTGGAGCGGGGCCAGGTGGCCGACGACCGGCCGGAAGCCGGTGGCCCACAGGATCACCTCGGCCCTGACCAGCCGGCCGTGCCCGGCGGGCGCCGCGTCCCACCTCACCCCGTCGGGGACGATCCGGTCGAACATCGGCAGGCGGTCCAGCACCCCGGCCGCCCTGGCCGCCCTGACCTGAGGCGTCACCGGATAGCCGGTGGCCCCGACCACGCTGCCCGGCGGGAGCCCGGCGCGGACGCGGGCGTCGACTCGGGCGACGGCCGCCCGGCCGGCCTCCTCGTCGAACGGCCCCTCCCGGAAGACGGGAGGACGGCGGGTCACCCAGGTGGTCGTGGTGATCTCGGCGATCTCCATCAGGAGCTGGACGGCCGAGGCGCCCGCGCCGACCACCACCACGTGCCGGCCGGCGAACTTGTCCCGGGTGACGTAGTCGGCGGTGTGGAGCTGCCGCCCGAGGAACGTCTCCTGACCCGGGTAACGCGGCCAGAAGGGGCGCTCCCAGGTGCCGGTGGCGTTGATCAGTGCCCGGGGGGACCAGTCGCCGGCCGAGGTCTCCACCAGCAGCCGCCCGGCCGGCCCCTCCCGGACCGCCCGCACCGTCACCGGGCGGCGCACCGGCAGGCCGAAGGTCCGCTCGTAGGCGGCGAAATACTCGGACACGACCTCCGACGAGGGCCGGGTCATGTCGACGACGCCCATCGGCAGGCCGGGGAGATCGTGCACCCGGTGCGCCGCGCCGAGGGTCAGGGACGGCCAGCGGAACTGCCACGCGCCGCCGGGACGCGGGGAGCGGTCGAGGACCACGGAGTCGATCCCGGCCCTGCTCAGGAAGTAGGCGCTGGACAGCCCGGCCTGCCCGGCCCCGATGACCACAACGTCGATGTCCGTCACGTTCCCTGGCAACCGCCCGCGCCCGGCGAATAATCCTGCGCCCGCGGGGCAGCAGCACATATCACGACAGACGCAGCCCGAGATTCACAACAGACGCAGCCCGAGATGAGGTCACATGATAGTGCTGGGACTCCTCCTGATCGTACTCGCGGGCGCGGCTGTGGTCGCGGTCTCCTGGGATGAGGCCGCCACAGCCACAACCCCCGCATCGTTCACGGTCTTCGACCAGACGGTCCAGCTCTCCCAGCTGGAGTTCTTCTTCGCCGGCGCCGCCACCGGGGCGCTGTTCCTGCTCGGCCTGGCGATGATGTTCAGTGGGATGCGCCGCTCCGCCACCCACCGGCGCAGGATCCGCACCTCTCGGATGGAGGCGCGTGACCGCGTCGCCCGCCTGGAGGAGGAGAAGCGCGAGCTGGAGCGGAAGCTGGAGGAGACTCCGGCGACCGCCGCGGCCCCCGCGGTCGACCGCGACCGTGACGGCGTCGACGACCGGGCCCAGACGGCGGCGCGCCCGCCGGTCGACCGCGACCGTGACGGCGTCGACGACCGCGGCGAGACGACGGCGCCCCACCCGAGGATCGAGGTGCCCCGTCAGCACAGCACCGACCAGCTCGTCGCCGGCCGCCACGGCCGTCCGGGAGACGGCCGGTAGCCTCTCCCGCCCGCTTCTCCCCCCGACCTCCCGCCCGCTTCTCCCCCGACCCCTCCGCCGGTGCGGCTATGCATGCCGTACCGGCGGAGGTCTGTGTCCGCGGCCCCGGCGGCCACGCCCCGGGTGGCTGCGGACGGTCCACCGCCGGTCGCCCGTCCCGCGCCGCCGGTCCGTCCCGCCGACGACCGTCCGTCCCGCCACCGGTCTCCCGGCCCGTCCCCGCGGAGGTGAACGCTCACCGCCTGCCGAGCTCCTCGGGAGCGCTCGCCGCCTCCCCGGAGACGGCCGCCGCCGGCCGGGACTCCCGCGGCCCCTCCTCGGGCCGCTCAGGAGCGGGAGAGGGCCGAGGGGCTCTCCCGCGCTGCAGGAGCGTCATGAGGCCGCCGGCCACCAGCCCCCAGAACGCCGCGCCCACCCCCAGCAGGGTCAGCCCCGACGCGGTCACCACGAACGTGACCACCGCCGCCTCCCGGCTCTTCGGATCCGCCACCGCCGCGGTGACCGCCGAGGCGAGCGCGCCGATCAGGGCGAGGCCCGCGACCGCCTCGATGAGCACCGGCGGGGAGAGCAGGACGAGCGCGGTGGCCAGGCCGGATCCGACACCCAGGACGATCATCGAGGCCCCGGCGGTGACCGAGGCGATCCACCGGCGCCCCGGGTCGGGGTCGGCGTCCGGGCCGGCGGCCAGCGCCGCGGTGATGGCGGCCAGGTTCACCGCGTGCCCGCCCAGCGGCGCGCCCAGGGTGCTGGCCAGGCCGGTGGCGACGAGGATGCCGCGCAGCGGGGGGCGGTAGCCGTACCCGGCCAGGACCGCCATGCCCGGCACGTTCTGGGAGGCCATGGTGACCAGGAACAGCGGGAGCGCGATGCTGACCATGGCCGCGAGGCTCCAGGACGGGGCGGTCGGCTCGGCCACCGGGCGCAGGTCCACCGCCCCCATGCCGGGCCCGGTCAGCGCGATGGCCACGACGGCGGCCAGCAGCGCCCCCGGGATCGCCCACTTGCGGGCGAAACGGCTCAGCAACGCCCAGACGAGCACCACGGGACCGGCCATCCACGGCACCTCACCGAGGGCCCGGACCGGCGCGACGCACAGGTTGAGCAGGACCCCGGCGAGCATGGCGCCGGCGATCGGGGCGGGGATGGCCGCGATCCAGCGCCCCAGCGGGGGGAAGAGCCCCGCGACGGTGATGAGCAGGCCGGAGACCACGAACGCGCCGACCGCGGCGGGGAAGCCGCCCTCCACGGCGCCGGTCGCGACCAGCAGCGCCGCCCCCGGCGTGGACCAGGCGATGGTGATCGGCACCCGCTGCCGCAGCCCCAGCCAGATCGCCACCACG
Coding sequences:
- a CDS encoding helix-turn-helix transcriptional regulator codes for the protein MLETSARLLRLLSLLQTHREWSGAELSERLGVTARTVRRDVGRLRELGYPVHATAGAPGYRLGAGTDLPPLLLDDDEAVAVAVGLRTAAGGSVSGIEETSVRALAKLERVLPSRLRHRVHALRSMTVPMGRAGSAVAPASLTAIAAACRDHETLRFDYRTHDGQEGVRAAEPYRLVHSGRHWYLLGWDTDRAGWRTYRVDRLSLRTPNGPRFVPRDPPDSDLVAYMSRSISIAPYRYRGRFTMHAPAEVVAAHMSATMGTVEPIDERSCTLSSGANDLDELAVWVALMDIDFEVHEPPELVDRIRALSARLATAAPA
- a CDS encoding FAD-dependent oxidoreductase, with product MDVVVIGAGQAGLSSAYFLSRAGIDSVVLDRSPRPGGAWQFRWPSLTLGAAHRVHDLPGLPMGVVDMTRPSSEVVSEYFAAYERTFGLPVRRPVTVRAVREGPAGRLLVETSAGDWSPRALINATGTWERPFWPRYPGQETFLGRQLHTADYVTRDKFAGRHVVVVGAGASAVQLLMEIAEITTTTWVTRRPPVFREGPFDEEAGRAAVARVDARVRAGLPPGSVVGATGYPVTPQVRAARAAGVLDRLPMFDRIVPDGVRWDAAPAGHGRLVRAEVILWATGFRPVVGHLAPLHLREPGGGIRVEDTRAVLDPRVHLVGYGPSASTIGANRAGRTAVQHIRRLLGAPMAA
- a CDS encoding benzoate/H(+) symporter BenE family transporter, whose translation is MNRLLQPMLAGVVTALVGFASSFAVVLAGLRAVGADERQAASGLLALCLANGVVAIWLGLRQRVPITIAWSTPGAALLVATGAVEGGFPAAVGAFVVSGLLITVAGLFPPLGRWIAAIPAPIAGAMLAGVLLNLCVAPVRALGEVPWMAGPVVLVWALLSRFARKWAIPGALLAAVVAIALTGPGMGAVDLRPVAEPTAPSWSLAAMVSIALPLFLVTMASQNVPGMAVLAGYGYRPPLRGILVATGLASTLGAPLGGHAVNLAAITAALAAGPDADPDPGRRWIASVTAGASMIVLGVGSGLATALVLLSPPVLIEAVAGLALIGALASAVTAAVADPKSREAAVVTFVVTASGLTLLGVGAAFWGLVAGGLMTLLQRGRAPRPSPAPERPEEGPRESRPAAAVSGEAASAPEELGRR